One segment of Venenivibrio stagnispumantis DNA contains the following:
- the thiC gene encoding phosphomethylpyrimidine synthase ThiC has translation MRTYVHSRRGKPNVTQMHFARQGIITEEMEFVAQREGLPAELIRQEVARGRMVIPANINHLNLEPMAIGIAAKCKVNANIGNSAITSDIETELEKLRVALKYGADTVMDLSTGGDLNAIREAIIANSPVPVGTVPIYQALQEVRSIEKLTEQDILDIIELQAQQGVDYMTIHAGLLREFLPLVNHRLMGIVSRGGSIIAQWMIVHGKQNPLYTNFDKICEIFKKYDVTFSLGDGLRPGCINDASDEAQFAELKVLGELTKKAWEHDVQVMVEGPGHVPMDQIEMNIKKQMEWCHEAPFYVLGPLVTDIAPGYDHIASAIGAAMAGWYGAAMLCYVTPKEHLGLPNPEDVKQGLIAYKIAAHAADLARHRKGAKEWDDAMSRARYEFDWEKQFELAIDPETARKYHDETLPQEGFKSAKFCSMCGPSFCAYRISQDVQKEVKENFLLDITVKKD, from the coding sequence ATGAGGACATATGTTCATAGCCGTAGAGGCAAGCCAAATGTTACACAGATGCATTTTGCCCGTCAAGGTATTATAACAGAAGAGATGGAGTTTGTAGCCCAAAGGGAAGGATTACCGGCAGAACTTATCAGGCAGGAAGTTGCAAGAGGTAGAATGGTAATTCCGGCTAATATAAACCATCTTAATCTTGAACCTATGGCAATAGGTATAGCAGCAAAATGTAAAGTAAATGCCAATATTGGTAATTCGGCTATTACTTCTGATATTGAAACTGAGCTTGAAAAACTCAGAGTTGCTTTAAAGTATGGGGCAGATACGGTTATGGATTTATCTACCGGTGGAGATTTAAATGCAATAAGGGAAGCAATTATTGCAAATTCTCCTGTGCCTGTTGGAACTGTTCCTATTTATCAAGCACTTCAAGAAGTAAGAAGCATAGAAAAACTTACAGAACAAGATATACTTGATATTATTGAGCTTCAGGCACAGCAAGGTGTTGATTATATGACAATCCACGCTGGACTACTTAGAGAATTTTTGCCTCTTGTAAATCATAGATTAATGGGAATAGTTTCAAGAGGTGGTTCAATAATTGCCCAGTGGATGATCGTTCATGGAAAACAAAATCCATTATACACAAATTTTGATAAAATTTGTGAAATATTTAAAAAATATGATGTAACTTTCTCACTTGGAGATGGATTAAGACCCGGATGTATTAATGATGCTTCCGATGAAGCCCAATTTGCAGAGTTAAAAGTATTAGGAGAGCTTACGAAAAAAGCTTGGGAGCATGATGTTCAAGTTATGGTTGAAGGACCGGGACATGTTCCTATGGATCAGATTGAGATGAATATAAAGAAACAGATGGAGTGGTGCCATGAAGCTCCTTTCTATGTTCTTGGGCCACTTGTAACCGATATTGCTCCCGGATATGACCATATAGCTTCTGCTATCGGTGCGGCTATGGCAGGATGGTATGGAGCAGCAATGCTTTGTTATGTTACACCAAAAGAACATCTTGGATTACCGAATCCAGAAGATGTAAAACAAGGATTAATAGCTTATAAAATAGCAGCCCATGCAGCAGACCTTGCAAGACATAGAAAAGGTGCAAAAGAATGGGATGATGCAATGTCAAGAGCAAGATATGAATTTGATTGGGAAAAACAGTTTGAGCTTGCAATAGATCCTGAAACAGCAAGAAAATATCACGATGAAACATTACCACAGGAAGGATTTAAATCAGCTAAATTCTGCTCAATGTGCGGTCCATCATTTTGTGCTTACAGAATATCCCAAGATGTTCAAAAAGAAGTTAAAGAAAATTTTCTACTTGATATAACTGTAAAAAAAGATTAA
- a CDS encoding glycosyltransferase family 2 protein — MDISVVIPIYNEEENLPILYEKLKNVLDRLNKEYEIIFVNDGSTDNSWNIIKQLAEKDKRVIGVNFRRNFGQTAAMSAGFETAKGDIIITMDGDLQNDPEDIPKLLEKIDEGYDIVSGWRKNRKDAFLSRTLPSKIANALISKVTGVHLHDYGCSLKAYKSEIAKNLDFYGEMHRFLPALSKAIGAKITEIPVNHHPRIYGKSKYGISRTFKVILDLLLVKFLLDYRTKPLRIFGGIGFILSLIGFFILSYLVCIKLCFGHSIGNRPLLTFGVLFFLTGIQLISTGIVAELITRTYYESQGKRPYIIKEIINRD, encoded by the coding sequence ATGGATATATCAGTTGTGATACCAATTTATAATGAAGAAGAAAATTTACCGATTTTATATGAAAAATTAAAAAATGTCCTTGATAGATTAAATAAAGAGTATGAGATTATATTTGTAAATGATGGAAGTACAGATAACTCGTGGAATATAATTAAACAGCTTGCAGAAAAAGATAAACGGGTAATAGGTGTTAATTTTAGAAGAAATTTTGGACAAACTGCAGCTATGTCTGCCGGTTTTGAAACAGCAAAGGGAGATATTATTATCACAATGGATGGAGATTTACAAAATGACCCAGAGGATATACCAAAATTACTTGAAAAAATTGATGAAGGATATGATATTGTAAGTGGTTGGAGAAAAAATAGGAAAGATGCATTTTTAAGTAGAACATTACCTTCAAAAATAGCAAATGCTTTAATATCCAAAGTTACCGGTGTGCATCTTCATGATTATGGTTGTTCTCTAAAAGCTTACAAATCAGAAATAGCAAAAAATCTTGATTTTTATGGAGAGATGCACAGATTTTTACCGGCTTTATCAAAAGCAATCGGTGCAAAAATAACAGAAATTCCGGTTAATCATCATCCAAGAATTTATGGAAAATCAAAATATGGCATATCAAGAACATTTAAAGTTATTCTTGATTTATTGCTTGTCAAATTTTTACTTGATTATAGAACAAAACCACTTAGGATTTTCGGTGGAATAGGATTTATACTTTCTTTAATTGGATTTTTTATTTTATCTTATCTTGTTTGTATAAAGCTATGTTTTGGACATTCCATAGGAAATAGGCCATTACTCACTTTTGGAGTTTTATTTTTCTTAACAGGTATTCAGCTTATATCTACCGGTATAGTAGCAGAACTTATCACAAGGACATATTACGAATCTCAAGGAAAAAGACCTTATATTATAAAAGAGATTATTAATCGGGACTAA
- the leuC gene encoding 3-isopropylmalate dehydratase large subunit, with product MGMTITEKIIAAHAGRDYVEPGELVTVKVDLAIANDITAPLAIKQLEKYGINKVHDPNKIALVMDHFFPPKDILSAQQIKISRDFAKKMGIKNYFEGADSGVMHTLLPEKGFIVPGDLVIGADSHTCTYGGIGAFSTGVGSTDIAYIFATGETWLKVPESMKFVFYGKPAKWVGGKDLILSVIGKIGVDGALYRAMEFTGEAISHLDIDNRLTIANMAIEAGGKNGIIEADEKTLEWVRKRSSRTPVVYKSDKDAKYCCEYEFDTSNMEPVVACPNLPSNVKPVSEVAGTHIDQVFIGSCTNGRLSDLRIAAAILKGKKVHPEVRCIVIPASDSIYRQAMHEGILEILADAGCLISTSTCGPCLGGHMGILAEGEVCISTSNRNFVGRMGHPKSQVYLSSPAVAAASAILGRIAHPDEVAKYEEVETALIP from the coding sequence ATGGGTATGACAATAACTGAAAAGATTATAGCAGCTCATGCAGGCAGAGATTATGTAGAACCGGGAGAACTTGTAACTGTAAAAGTAGATTTAGCAATAGCAAATGATATAACAGCCCCTCTTGCAATAAAACAGCTTGAAAAATACGGAATAAATAAAGTTCATGACCCAAATAAAATAGCACTTGTTATGGATCACTTTTTCCCACCAAAAGATATCTTATCTGCACAACAAATAAAAATATCCAGAGATTTTGCTAAAAAAATGGGTATAAAAAATTATTTTGAAGGTGCAGATAGTGGTGTTATGCATACACTTTTACCGGAAAAAGGATTTATAGTTCCGGGAGATTTAGTTATAGGAGCAGATTCCCATACATGCACTTATGGTGGAATAGGAGCTTTTTCTACCGGTGTAGGTTCTACCGATATAGCATATATATTTGCAACAGGAGAAACATGGCTTAAAGTTCCTGAAAGTATGAAATTTGTATTTTACGGAAAACCTGCCAAGTGGGTTGGTGGAAAAGATTTAATTTTATCTGTAATTGGCAAAATAGGAGTAGATGGAGCATTATACAGAGCTATGGAATTTACAGGAGAAGCTATATCTCATCTTGATATAGATAATAGATTAACAATAGCTAATATGGCTATTGAAGCCGGTGGAAAAAATGGAATAATTGAAGCCGATGAAAAAACCCTTGAATGGGTAAGAAAAAGAAGTAGCAGAACACCGGTAGTTTACAAATCAGATAAAGATGCAAAATATTGCTGTGAGTATGAATTTGATACATCTAATATGGAACCGGTTGTTGCATGTCCTAATTTACCATCAAATGTAAAACCTGTTTCTGAGGTAGCAGGAACCCATATAGACCAAGTATTTATAGGCTCTTGCACAAACGGAAGATTGTCTGATTTAAGAATAGCAGCAGCAATATTAAAAGGTAAAAAAGTCCATCCGGAAGTAAGATGTATAGTAATACCTGCATCCGATTCTATTTATAGACAGGCAATGCATGAAGGAATCTTAGAGATATTGGCAGATGCCGGATGCTTAATAAGCACATCAACCTGTGGCCCTTGCCTTGGAGGACATATGGGAATATTAGCAGAAGGAGAAGTTTGTATCTCAACTTCCAATAGAAATTTTGTAGGAAGAATGGGACATCCAAAGAGCCAGGTTTATCTTTCAAGCCCTGCTGTAGCTGCAGCTTCTGCTATCCTCGGTAGAATAGCTCATCCGGATGAAGTGGCTAAATATGAAGAAGTAGAAACTGCATTAATTCCCTAA
- the deoC gene encoding deoxyribose-phosphate aldolase translates to MLFFVKRVYQNLKDSNLKVCSVISFPLGSDRLDIKVLQSIKAIEDGATELDIVWNISAFKSKDYKYIQTELSEVKKNTEGVIHKVIIETAYLSQEEKILAINLLKDLGIEFLKTSSGYAPEGAKVEDIKLFKSLADNKIKIKASGGIKDYETALKMIQAGADRLGTSAGIQIVTGK, encoded by the coding sequence ATCCTTTTTTTTGTTAAAAGAGTTTATCAAAATCTAAAAGATAGCAATCTCAAAGTTTGCTCAGTTATAAGTTTTCCACTTGGGTCTGATAGATTGGATATAAAAGTTTTACAATCTATAAAAGCAATAGAAGATGGAGCAACTGAGCTTGATATAGTTTGGAATATATCAGCTTTTAAATCTAAGGATTATAAATATATCCAAACAGAATTATCCGAGGTAAAGAAAAATACTGAAGGTGTAATCCATAAAGTAATAATAGAAACTGCTTATTTATCGCAGGAAGAAAAGATATTAGCTATTAATCTTTTAAAAGATTTAGGTATAGAATTTTTAAAAACAAGTTCAGGATATGCACCGGAAGGAGCAAAAGTAGAGGATATTAAACTTTTTAAATCTTTGGCTGACAATAAGATAAAAATAAAAGCTTCCGGTGGCATCAAAGATTATGAAACAGCCTTAAAAATGATACAAGCCGGAGCAGATAGGCTTGGCACAAGTGCAGGAATACAGATTGTAACCGGTAAATAA
- a CDS encoding J domain-containing protein, producing MDFYKLLGVAKDATPEQIKKAFREKVKKYHPDLNKENEEIFKLLNQAYTTLIDPQKRAIYDKEIKKGLFSIFQEKLAEFLGFTAKPQNGTDIKKILYISLKEGYNGTIRKIEYKTKVICHICNGTGITKDSKIEKCEKCGGTGKRNILPCLSCFGRGFIIKNPCKDCKGLGYKYEKTEKLIKIDKGIDENTTILMKGAGNQGLYGGKDGDLYLKIKFKEDIYQKVGNDLYLDIKIKNQDLKSISHLSIKNLKDETIFVKIPENIEKNTILRVKGEGYIDSSGNKGDILIRLNVV from the coding sequence ATGGATTTTTATAAATTACTCGGGGTAGCAAAAGATGCTACTCCTGAGCAAATAAAAAAAGCATTCAGGGAAAAAGTAAAAAAATACCATCCTGATTTAAATAAAGAAAATGAAGAAATTTTTAAACTTTTAAATCAAGCATACACAACCCTTATAGACCCTCAAAAAAGAGCAATTTATGATAAAGAGATAAAAAAAGGTTTATTTTCAATATTCCAAGAAAAATTAGCAGAATTTCTCGGCTTTACCGCTAAACCTCAAAACGGAACAGATATAAAAAAGATTTTATACATCTCTTTAAAAGAAGGATACAACGGAACAATTAGAAAAATAGAATATAAAACAAAAGTTATATGCCATATATGTAATGGCACAGGTATAACAAAAGATAGCAAAATAGAAAAATGTGAAAAATGTGGTGGAACTGGGAAAAGGAATATTCTACCTTGTTTAAGTTGTTTTGGAAGAGGATTTATAATTAAAAATCCTTGTAAAGATTGTAAAGGCTTAGGATATAAATATGAAAAAACTGAAAAATTAATTAAAATAGATAAAGGTATAGATGAAAACACAACAATTTTAATGAAAGGAGCCGGAAATCAAGGATTATATGGTGGAAAAGATGGGGATTTATATCTAAAAATAAAATTTAAAGAAGATATTTACCAAAAAGTTGGAAATGATTTATATTTAGATATTAAGATTAAAAATCAAGATTTAAAAAGTATATCTCATTTATCAATAAAAAATTTAAAAGATGAAACTATCTTTGTTAAGATACCGGAAAATATAGAAAAAAATACGATTTTAAGGGTAAAAGGAGAAGGATATATAGATAGTAGCGGAAATAAAGGGGATATTTTAATACGACTGAATGTTGTATGA
- a CDS encoding nucleotide exchange factor GrpE, with product MEENKNNQELEIKEQNQEEKVEEQKAEQTGEPISLEEIEALKKENEEIKKKLEKTEEAAKRLSSLYQMLQKDFEDFKLKTIKEKEAIKEETIEKFAKGLLDLIDNFERALESFKNTQDVDNIIKGIQMIHYQLISYLKEYGIEKIEASGEFNPQEHEALETIATKDYEPNQIVKVLQSGYKYKGKVIRPARVSVSISVAEEEIT from the coding sequence TTGGAAGAAAATAAAAACAATCAAGAGTTAGAAATTAAAGAACAAAACCAAGAAGAAAAAGTAGAAGAGCAAAAAGCAGAACAAACAGGGGAGCCTATATCATTGGAAGAGATTGAAGCTTTGAAAAAAGAAAATGAAGAAATTAAAAAGAAACTTGAAAAAACGGAAGAAGCAGCAAAAAGATTAAGCTCATTATATCAGATGCTTCAAAAAGATTTTGAAGATTTTAAACTAAAAACAATTAAAGAAAAAGAAGCAATAAAAGAGGAAACCATAGAAAAGTTTGCAAAAGGACTTCTTGATTTGATTGATAATTTTGAAAGAGCATTAGAAAGCTTCAAGAATACTCAGGATGTTGATAATATAATAAAAGGTATTCAGATGATACATTATCAATTAATATCATATCTAAAAGAGTATGGAATAGAAAAGATAGAAGCATCAGGAGAGTTTAATCCTCAGGAACATGAAGCTCTTGAAACAATAGCTACAAAAGATTATGAACCAAATCAGATAGTAAAAGTTTTACAATCAGGCTATAAATACAAAGGAAAAGTAATAAGACCGGCAAGGGTATCTGTATCAATATCGGTAGCAGAAGAAGAAATAACTTAA
- a CDS encoding lysylphosphatidylglycerol synthase transmembrane domain-containing protein: MVKVLKFLISITITILFLYFLNKYVGFENIKRFFNDLSIFNISIAFLFYLISYIIRSYRWSFTLDIKDFKKLFHITAINTFFNIILPFRTGEFSFFYMLKKENIHISDITMSFITTRAFDGIGLIAILLFSYFLYIGNILFAILSLILLPFSFYIFIFILSFIKHEKVKEFNNKRFNFLNLVIIYLLSILTFLFKFLAFYFVLPESLNINIIQSFIASSGGDLTTVLPIHGIAGIGSYETGYAGILITLLNIDKNLAFIASLFAHIFIILSSSIIAFISYLLKKL, encoded by the coding sequence ATGGTAAAAGTTTTAAAATTTTTAATTTCTATAACAATTACCATACTTTTTTTATATTTTTTAAATAAATATGTTGGTTTTGAAAATATAAAAAGATTTTTCAACGATTTATCTATTTTTAATATTTCTATTGCATTTTTATTTTATCTTATAAGTTATATTATCCGTTCTTATAGATGGAGTTTTACACTTGATATAAAAGATTTTAAAAAACTTTTTCATATTACTGCAATTAACACTTTTTTTAATATAATTCTTCCATTTAGAACCGGTGAGTTTTCATTTTTTTATATGCTGAAGAAAGAAAATATCCATATATCCGATATAACAATGAGTTTTATTACCACCAGAGCTTTTGATGGTATTGGGCTAATTGCTATTTTGCTATTTTCTTATTTTTTATATATTGGTAATATTTTATTTGCTATTTTGTCATTAATCCTTTTGCCTTTTTCATTTTATATTTTTATTTTTATACTTTCTTTTATAAAACATGAAAAAGTAAAAGAATTTAACAATAAACGATTTAATTTTTTAAATTTAGTAATTATTTACCTGCTTTCAATTTTAACATTTTTATTTAAGTTTTTAGCATTTTATTTTGTTTTGCCGGAAAGTTTAAATATCAATATTATTCAATCTTTTATAGCATCTTCCGGTGGAGATTTAACAACAGTATTACCAATACACGGAATTGCAGGTATTGGTAGTTATGAAACCGGATATGCCGGTATTTTGATAACTTTATTAAATATTGATAAAAATTTAGCCTTTATAGCATCTTTATTTGCCCATATATTTATAATCTTATCTTCTTCTATAATAGCCTTTATTAGCTATTTATTAAAAAAGCTTTGA
- a CDS encoding two-component system sensor histidine kinase NtrB produces the protein MEKDILESITQPVFIVNLEKEIIYQNQSAKSYFDKKSLHQFIEKIFSLRHIKDGFSIINYFLEISELKFIVDIYPYKEEYIIIFAKDITRYFELEEISRKEDIIFALSKMIAEIFHDMKGPISGIKAAAQFLKENPEELSLIDDIIEETDRLTKMINEITFINKDINLKKEPTNIHKLIDKVIKSFQKEYKEVIFERLYDPSIPDINIDKDYLTRVFINLIRNSIEAINGKGKIQIQTGISFDKILSPKGNKIYIRIKDSGKGIPKELEDKIFLPFITTKSSGMGIGLASAYKIIKKHEGIIRYIKDATFEILLPIK, from the coding sequence TTGGAAAAAGATATATTAGAAAGTATTACACAGCCGGTTTTTATCGTAAATCTTGAAAAAGAGATAATTTATCAAAATCAATCAGCCAAAAGCTACTTTGATAAAAAATCCTTACATCAATTTATAGAAAAAATATTTTCTTTAAGGCATATAAAAGATGGTTTTTCAATTATTAATTATTTTTTGGAAATATCAGAGTTAAAATTTATAGTAGATATTTATCCTTATAAAGAAGAATATATAATCATTTTTGCAAAGGATATAACAAGGTATTTTGAACTTGAAGAAATATCAAGAAAAGAAGATATAATATTTGCATTATCAAAAATGATTGCAGAGATTTTCCATGATATGAAAGGACCAATAAGTGGAATAAAGGCAGCAGCCCAATTTTTAAAAGAAAATCCGGAAGAATTATCATTAATAGATGATATTATAGAAGAAACAGATAGATTAACAAAAATGATAAATGAGATAACATTTATAAACAAAGATATAAATCTAAAAAAAGAGCCGACAAATATTCATAAACTAATAGATAAAGTTATTAAATCATTTCAAAAAGAATATAAAGAAGTTATTTTTGAAAGATTGTATGACCCAAGTATTCCGGATATAAATATAGATAAAGATTATCTTACAAGGGTATTTATAAATTTAATAAGAAATTCCATAGAAGCAATAAATGGAAAAGGAAAAATACAAATTCAAACCGGTATATCTTTTGATAAAATCCTATCTCCAAAAGGAAATAAAATATATATAAGAATAAAAGACAGCGGAAAAGGTATTCCAAAAGAGTTGGAAGATAAAATATTTTTGCCGTTTATCACAACAAAGAGCAGTGGAATGGGAATTGGTCTTGCTTCTGCATACAAAATTATAAAAAAACATGAAGGAATAATAAGATATATAAAAGATGCAACATTTGAGATATTATTACCAATTAAATAG
- a CDS encoding tetratricopeptide repeat protein gives MRKILIIGLSTFIIGCVTPQTTQEGKDASFYYDIGISYLNVGNNSQAIASLLKAIELNPNNPEYYNALGIAYFNVGEKEKAKEAYLKGLALNENASEIAVNLAVLLASEKNYTEAIKYLEKAINNPNYSNKDKAYYNLALIYRELGDYNKFVENLEKAIAYNKLYQDAYIVLGNFYLEEYEKTGLSKENSFWKANEIFLKAYMLGLDSPDIIFGLGKSYFLLNKKENAKYYLEKLIKKTDDKNPLKLEAKKLLEKLEAEYASVDEEPVITKKIEIKEDKIIQEKEVVKNPDIFIDKKAEEKPIESQVSQQNNPNPETVVKLQKIKEENQDIQKSLKYFYIQVGAYKSIKMTEDIINKLKKLNIQPEIEEGVLNGEKIYRVVFGKFESYKEAKEFLDKNLTPNKIEGIIKFKKE, from the coding sequence ATGAGAAAAATATTAATAATTGGTCTATCTACTTTTATTATAGGATGTGTAACACCACAAACAACTCAAGAAGGCAAAGATGCTTCTTTCTATTATGATATAGGAATTTCTTATTTAAATGTTGGAAATAACTCTCAAGCAATTGCATCATTATTAAAAGCAATAGAGTTAAATCCAAATAATCCGGAATATTATAATGCCCTTGGAATAGCATATTTTAATGTGGGAGAAAAAGAAAAAGCCAAAGAAGCGTATCTTAAAGGTTTAGCTTTAAACGAAAATGCTTCAGAAATAGCAGTTAATCTTGCAGTTTTATTAGCTTCCGAAAAAAATTATACAGAAGCAATAAAATATTTAGAAAAAGCTATCAATAATCCAAATTATTCAAATAAAGATAAAGCCTATTATAATTTAGCTCTTATATATAGAGAACTTGGAGATTATAATAAATTTGTTGAAAATTTAGAGAAAGCGATAGCCTATAATAAATTATATCAAGATGCTTATATTGTCCTTGGGAATTTTTATCTCGAAGAATATGAAAAAACAGGATTATCAAAAGAAAACTCTTTTTGGAAAGCAAATGAGATATTTTTAAAAGCTTATATGCTTGGCTTAGATTCGCCGGATATAATCTTTGGACTTGGAAAAAGTTATTTCTTACTAAATAAAAAAGAAAACGCAAAATATTATCTTGAAAAATTAATAAAAAAGACAGATGATAAAAATCCTTTAAAGTTAGAAGCTAAAAAATTGTTAGAAAAATTAGAAGCAGAATATGCCTCCGTAGATGAGGAACCGGTTATAACAAAAAAAATAGAGATAAAAGAAGATAAAATAATTCAAGAGAAAGAAGTTGTAAAAAATCCAGATATATTTATTGATAAAAAAGCTGAAGAAAAACCTATAGAATCTCAAGTATCTCAGCAAAATAATCCAAATCCGGAAACAGTTGTAAAACTTCAAAAAATAAAAGAAGAAAATCAAGATATACAAAAATCTTTAAAATACTTTTACATTCAGGTTGGTGCTTATAAATCTATAAAGATGACCGAAGATATAATTAATAAATTAAAAAAATTAAATATACAGCCGGAAATTGAAGAAGGAGTATTAAATGGAGAAAAAATATATAGGGTTGTATTTGGAAAATTTGAAAGTTACAAAGAAGCAAAAGAGTTTTTAGATAAAAATTTAACACCAAATAAAATAGAAGGAATAATCAAATTTAAAAAGGAGTAA
- a CDS encoding sigma-54-dependent transcriptional regulator, translated as MKGLIFEDEKTVRNVLRRILQKEGIKAEDFESGKDAIEIIKKEKPDFIFLDIGLKDSNGLDILKQITILEESPYVIIISGHTEYKYLIEAMKLGAYDYITKPFDIERIKKVIEELKQCVKSKIISSVPEEEIIGKSPAMKEVFKMVGRAGATKEPVLLIGETGTGKEVIANLIHKYSNRADKPFIAINTAAIPSGLIESELFGYEKGAFTGADKSKEGKFLQANGGTLFLDEISEMPIEAQTKLLRAIQEMEITPLGSNKKYKIDVRIIAATNKDLVKLVAEGKFREDLFYRLSVIEIKIPPLRERKEDIPDLIELFTQKALAQYNLKKGGFTPESIRYLMDYPFPGNVRELKNIVFKLIALYRERPITPDLLPANLKGEEEQINDWKSLVVSEIRKMLNKRRKNIYIKLVEDLEEIIIREVLKYTEGNISEASKYLGIHRNTLSKKIKDFGL; from the coding sequence ATGAAAGGTTTAATTTTTGAAGATGAGAAAACAGTAAGAAACGTGCTTCGTAGAATATTACAAAAAGAAGGGATAAAAGCAGAAGATTTTGAATCCGGAAAAGATGCGATAGAAATTATAAAAAAAGAAAAACCGGATTTTATTTTCCTTGATATAGGATTAAAAGATAGTAATGGCTTAGATATATTAAAACAGATAACTATTTTAGAAGAAAGCCCTTATGTAATAATCATATCAGGACATACAGAATATAAATATCTGATAGAAGCTATGAAACTTGGAGCTTATGATTATATTACAAAGCCATTTGATATAGAAAGAATAAAAAAAGTAATAGAAGAGCTAAAACAATGTGTAAAATCTAAAATAATCTCATCTGTTCCGGAAGAAGAGATAATAGGTAAAAGTCCGGCAATGAAAGAAGTCTTTAAGATGGTAGGAAGAGCCGGTGCTACAAAAGAACCTGTATTGTTGATAGGTGAAACAGGAACAGGAAAAGAAGTTATAGCCAATCTTATTCATAAATACAGCAATAGAGCAGATAAACCGTTTATAGCTATAAATACAGCAGCAATACCATCGGGACTTATAGAGTCAGAACTATTTGGATATGAAAAAGGAGCATTTACCGGTGCAGATAAATCAAAAGAAGGAAAATTTTTACAAGCAAATGGAGGGACATTATTTTTAGATGAAATAAGTGAGATGCCAATAGAAGCTCAAACTAAATTGCTAAGAGCTATTCAAGAAATGGAAATTACACCACTTGGTTCAAATAAAAAATATAAAATAGATGTAAGAATAATAGCAGCCACAAATAAAGATTTGGTTAAATTAGTGGCAGAAGGCAAATTTAGAGAAGATTTGTTTTATAGATTATCTGTTATTGAAATAAAGATACCGCCACTTAGAGAAAGAAAAGAAGATATACCGGATTTAATAGAGTTATTTACCCAAAAAGCATTAGCCCAATATAACTTAAAAAAAGGTGGTTTTACCCCTGAGTCTATCAGATACTTAATGGATTATCCTTTTCCTGGAAATGTAAGAGAATTAAAAAATATAGTTTTTAAATTAATAGCATTATACAGGGAAAGACCTATTACACCGGATTTATTACCGGCAAATTTAAAAGGAGAAGAAGAGCAGATAAACGACTGGAAAAGTCTTGTTGTATCAGAAATAAGAAAGATGTTAAACAAAAGAAGAAAAAATATTTATATAAAATTAGTAGAAGATTTAGAAGAAATAATTATAAGAGAAGTTTTAAAATATACAGAAGGGAATATTTCAGAAGCATCCAAATATTTAGGTATTCATAGAAACACCTTAAGTAAAAAAATAAAAGATTTTGGTTTATAA